Proteins encoded by one window of Fusobacterium perfoetens:
- the rpsM gene encoding 30S ribosomal protein S13, with protein sequence MARIAGVDVPRNKRVEISLTYIYGIGRKTSQDILTQAGVNFDTRVKDLTEEELNKIRGIIDGLKVEGDLRKEVRLSIKRLLDIRCYRGLRHKMNLPVRGQKSKTNARTRKGPKKMVKK encoded by the coding sequence TTGGCTAGAATCGCTGGAGTAGACGTTCCTAGAAATAAGAGGGTAGAAATATCTTTAACTTATATCTACGGAATTGGAAGAAAAACTTCTCAAGACATTTTAACTCAAGCAGGAGTTAATTTTGACACAAGAGTAAAGGATTTAACTGAAGAAGAATTAAACAAAATTAGAGGTATCATCGACGGATTAAAAGTAGAAGGAGACTTAAGAAAAGAAGTTAGACTTTCAATAAAAAGACTTTTAGATATCAGATGTTACAGAGGATTAAGACACAAAATGAATCTACCAGTAAGAGGACAAAAATCTAAAACTAACGCTAGAACTAGAAAAGGTCCTAAAAAAATGGTAAAAAAATAA
- the rpsK gene encoding 30S ribosomal protein S11 — MAKKVAKVKKKLKNIPSGVAHIHSTFNNTIIAITDPEGRVVSWKSGGTSGFKGTKKGTPFAAQIAAEQAAGIAMENGMKKIEVKVKGPGSGREACVRSLQAAGLEVTKITDVTPVPHNGCRPPKRRRV, encoded by the coding sequence TTGGCTAAAAAAGTAGCTAAAGTTAAAAAGAAATTAAAAAATATTCCTAGCGGAGTAGCTCATATACATTCAACATTCAATAACACAATTATTGCTATTACTGACCCAGAAGGAAGAGTAGTAAGTTGGAAATCAGGTGGAACTTCAGGTTTCAAAGGAACTAAAAAAGGAACTCCATTCGCAGCTCAAATCGCAGCTGAACAAGCAGCAGGAATAGCTATGGAAAATGGAATGAAAAAAATTGAAGTTAAAGTTAAAGGACCTGGATCAGGAAGAGAAGCTTGTGTAAGATCTTTACAAGCTGCTGGATTAGAAGTTACAAAAATAACTGACGTAACTCCAGTTCCACACAACGGATGTAGACCACCAAAAAGAAGAAGAGTGTAG
- the rpsD gene encoding 30S ribosomal protein S4 — MARNRQPILKKCRALGIEPMILGVNKTSKRGFRPNANKKPTEYAIQLREKQKARFIYNVMENQFRKLYEEATRKEGVTGLVLVEFLERRLENVVYRLGFAKTRRQARQIVSHGHIAVNGRRVNIASYRVKVGDVISVIENSKNIELIKEAVEASTVPAWLELDRAAFAGKVLQNPTKEDLDFDLDEALIVEFYSR; from the coding sequence ATGGCAAGAAATAGACAGCCTATATTAAAAAAATGTAGAGCACTTGGAATTGAGCCTATGATTTTAGGAGTAAATAAAACTTCAAAAAGAGGGTTCAGACCAAACGCAAACAAAAAACCTACAGAATATGCAATACAATTAAGAGAAAAACAAAAAGCTAGATTTATATATAATGTAATGGAAAACCAATTCAGAAAACTTTATGAGGAAGCAACTAGAAAAGAAGGAGTTACAGGTTTAGTTTTAGTTGAATTCTTAGAAAGAAGATTAGAAAACGTTGTTTACAGATTAGGATTTGCAAAAACTAGAAGACAAGCTAGACAAATCGTTTCTCACGGACACATTGCTGTAAACGGAAGAAGAGTAAACATAGCTTCTTACAGAGTTAAAGTTGGAGATGTTATTTCTGTAATTGAAAACTCTAAAAATATCGAATTAATAAAAGAAGCTGTAGAAGCATCTACAGTTCCAGCTTGGTTAGAACTAGACAGAGCAGCTTTTGCTGGTAAAGTTCTTCAAAATCCAACTAAAGAAGATTTAGACTTTGATTTAGATGAAGCCTTAATAGTTGAGTTCTATTCTAGATAA
- a CDS encoding DNA-directed RNA polymerase subunit alpha, with protein sequence MLKIEKHARGINISEVKENEFKGQYIIEPLYRGYGNTIGNALRRVLLSSIPGAAIKGVKIEGVSSEFSIMEGVKEPVTDIILNIKEIVVKTESVGERKMTLSVKGPKIVKAADIIPDIGLEIVNPEQVICTITTDREVEMEFLVDVGEGFIVSEDIDKKDWPVGYIAVDAIYTPIRKVSYSVEATMVGRMTDFDKLIINIETDGSVAIRDTVSYAVELLKLYLNPFLDLGNRMEYLRDEVEEEEEETEKQEKDGNILETKIEELDLTVRSFNCLKKAGIEEVGQLARLSMNDLLKIKNLGRKSLDEILEKMKELGFDLNQNEYSE encoded by the coding sequence ATGTTAAAAATTGAAAAACATGCTAGAGGTATAAACATAAGTGAAGTAAAAGAAAATGAATTTAAAGGTCAATACATAATTGAGCCTTTATACAGAGGGTATGGAAATACAATTGGAAATGCTCTAAGAAGAGTTTTACTTTCTTCTATACCTGGTGCAGCAATAAAAGGTGTAAAAATTGAGGGAGTTTCTAGCGAATTTTCTATCATGGAAGGGGTTAAAGAGCCAGTTACTGACATTATCCTTAACATAAAAGAAATAGTAGTTAAAACTGAATCAGTTGGAGAGAGAAAAATGACTCTTTCTGTTAAAGGACCTAAAATTGTTAAAGCAGCTGATATAATTCCAGATATTGGCTTAGAAATAGTAAACCCAGAACAAGTTATTTGTACTATAACTACTGACAGAGAAGTAGAAATGGAATTCTTAGTAGATGTAGGAGAAGGGTTTATCGTATCAGAAGATATAGATAAAAAAGATTGGCCAGTTGGGTATATAGCAGTTGACGCTATCTATACTCCAATTAGAAAGGTGTCTTATTCTGTTGAAGCAACTATGGTTGGTAGAATGACAGATTTTGATAAGCTAATTATTAACATAGAAACTGATGGAAGTGTTGCCATAAGAGATACTGTTTCTTATGCAGTAGAACTTCTAAAATTATATCTTAACCCATTCTTAGACTTAGGTAACAGAATGGAATACTTAAGAGATGAAGTAGAAGAAGAAGAGGAAGAAACAGAAAAACAAGAGAAAGATGGCAATATATTAGAGACTAAGATAGAAGAGCTAGACTTAACAGTTAGATCATTCAACTGCTTAAAGAAAGCTGGAATAGAAGAAGTTGGACAATTAGCAAGACTAAGCATGAACGACCTTCTAAAAATAAAAAATCTTGGAAGAAAGTCTCTTGATGAAATCCTTGAAAAAATGAAAGAATTAGGATTTGACCTTAATCAGAATGAGTATTCTGAATAA
- the rplQ gene encoding 50S ribosomal protein L17: MNHNKSYRKLGRRADHRMAMLKNLTISLVKEEKLETTVTRAKELRKFAERMITLGKKGTLADRRRAFAFLRDEEAVAKLFNDLAPKYAERNGGYTRIIKTSVRKGDSAELAIIALV, translated from the coding sequence ATGAATCACAACAAATCATATAGAAAATTAGGAAGAAGAGCTGACCACAGAATGGCTATGCTTAAAAACCTAACAATATCATTAGTAAAAGAAGAAAAATTAGAAACTACAGTTACTAGAGCTAAAGAACTTAGAAAATTTGCTGAGAGAATGATAACTTTAGGTAAAAAAGGAACTTTAGCTGACAGAAGAAGAGCTTTTGCTTTCTTAAGAGACGAAGAAGCAGTAGCAAAATTATTCAATGATTTAGCACCAAAATATGCTGAAAGAAACGGTGGATACACTAGAATAATCAAAACTTCTGTAAGAAAAGGTGACTCTGCTGAATTAGCAATAATCGCTTTAGTATAG
- a CDS encoding carbon-nitrogen hydrolase family protein — MIKIALAQIKSFHGDPELNLKKAIKLIEEASNKKVNIIIFPELYYSGYFNRRKKFYEISETKEEFHSKLKNIAKEHNISIIMGYPEKEGEKYYNSIIYIDEDGKLLCSYRKIYCWKEEKRTFEQGDKLFVVDTKFGKIGLLSCYDVEFPELFRILHFKGAKLVICPAVWSEWIGHRWDSSLMAGAINNLYFVVGVNTVGPTPLNKELCGNSQVISPFGEVVVRASSKKEEVIYCEINLEEVEEIRKEYPIWQDYREDMFDKNLIKKY; from the coding sequence ATGATAAAAATAGCTTTGGCACAAATAAAATCTTTTCATGGAGATCCAGAATTAAATTTGAAAAAAGCAATTAAGTTAATAGAAGAAGCTTCAAATAAAAAAGTAAATATAATTATTTTTCCAGAACTTTACTATAGTGGATATTTTAATAGAAGAAAAAAATTTTATGAGATATCAGAAACTAAAGAAGAGTTTCACTCAAAATTAAAAAATATAGCTAAAGAACATAACATTTCTATAATAATGGGATATCCAGAAAAAGAAGGAGAAAAATATTATAATAGCATAATTTATATTGATGAAGATGGTAAATTATTGTGTAGTTATAGAAAAATATATTGTTGGAAAGAAGAAAAGAGAACTTTTGAACAAGGTGATAAACTATTTGTAGTTGATACAAAATTTGGAAAAATAGGTTTATTGAGTTGTTACGATGTGGAGTTTCCTGAGCTCTTTAGAATTTTACATTTTAAAGGTGCTAAATTGGTTATATGTCCAGCTGTTTGGAGTGAATGGATAGGACATCGATGGGATTCAAGTCTTATGGCAGGAGCAATAAATAATTTATATTTTGTTGTTGGAGTTAATACTGTAGGTCCAACTCCCTTGAATAAAGAACTTTGTGGTAATAGTCAAGTTATATCTCCATTTGGTGAAGTAGTTGTAAGAGCTAGTTCCAAAAAAGAAGAAGTTATTTATTGTGAAATAAATTTAGAAGAAGTAGAAGAAATACGAAAAGAGTATCCAATATGGCAAGATTATAGAGAAGATATGTTTGATAAGAATTTAATTAAAAAATATTAA
- a CDS encoding LysR substrate-binding domain-containing protein, which translates to MTNEMQYIYAIYQEKSFSKAAKKLYISQPALSAMVKKVEQKIGYLIFDRNTIPLTVTKEGKYYIKCVENILNIEKNMESYFKDLKNLDSGKIVIGASSFFCAFTLPKLISKFRENYPKVDIEVIEGNIKELREGLEKNTIDLIMETAVSPDDEKLKTYFYKNENILLAVPKKWKINNELKEYQLTYEDIKNNRHLSKEKLSVPLIKFKDFSFITMKKGNDQYVRGLALCKKAGFTPKSSYKIDQIMTGYHIAISTLSAVVFVRDLLIVDEQETDKLIYYKLDEELSIRPIYIATKKGKYISVLEKEFIKLACSESIISINKKDNP; encoded by the coding sequence ATGACAAATGAAATGCAGTATATTTATGCTATATATCAAGAAAAAAGTTTTTCAAAAGCTGCAAAAAAATTATATATTTCCCAACCAGCTTTAAGTGCTATGGTAAAAAAAGTGGAACAAAAAATAGGATATCTTATATTTGATAGAAATACTATTCCTCTAACAGTTACTAAAGAGGGTAAATATTATATAAAATGTGTTGAGAACATATTGAATATAGAAAAAAATATGGAGAGTTATTTTAAGGATTTAAAAAATCTTGATTCTGGAAAAATAGTTATAGGAGCTTCATCATTTTTTTGTGCTTTTACTTTACCAAAGTTAATATCAAAATTTAGAGAAAATTATCCAAAAGTAGATATAGAAGTAATAGAGGGAAATATAAAAGAATTAAGGGAAGGATTAGAAAAAAATACAATAGACTTAATAATGGAAACAGCTGTTTCTCCAGATGATGAAAAATTAAAAACATATTTTTATAAAAATGAAAATATATTATTAGCAGTTCCTAAAAAATGGAAAATAAATAATGAATTGAAAGAGTACCAGCTAACATATGAAGACATAAAAAATAATAGACATTTAAGCAAAGAAAAATTATCTGTACCCCTTATTAAATTTAAAGATTTTTCTTTTATAACTATGAAAAAAGGTAATGATCAATATGTGAGAGGATTAGCATTGTGTAAAAAAGCTGGTTTTACTCCAAAATCATCTTATAAAATAGATCAAATTATGACAGGATATCATATTGCAATTTCTACTTTAAGTGCAGTAGTTTTTGTCAGAGATTTGTTAATTGTTGATGAACAAGAAACAGACAAATTAATTTATTACAAGTTAGATGAAGAATTATCTATTAGACCAATATACATTGCAACAAAAAAAGGTAAATACATCTCCGTTTTGGAAAAAGAATTTATAAAGCTTGCTTGTTCTGAATCCATTATTAGTATTAATAAAAAAGATAACCCATAG
- a CDS encoding aminopeptidase, protein MEDNRIIECIERADYLIGNLMGVKPGEEVLIAIDPQTDMRMANAIAAAALKCGAEYNISMMPVRGKDKATIFPKTLELAMEACDVFIGMTTASGAAIYNNRLKELINEKKLRECSIVLRNIDNFTRGGAQADYEKVYADGVKLQSVWRGKKKAHITTPAGTDLYMEMNQMEPIIECGIARNPGDAMAWSDGEVSLGPVIGTTHGKLVIDGPICYYGCPTTPIELRIEGGRIVEVVGGDPKICTEIRRQIAEVKDSDNIAEIGIGLNRNCLFNGDFEEEKKAYGTCHIAMGNGFYYGQPARSTVHIDMVQYNPTITFDDELIVKDGKVLCVED, encoded by the coding sequence ATGGAAGACAACAGAATAATCGAATGTATTGAAAGAGCAGATTATCTTATAGGAAATTTAATGGGTGTTAAACCTGGTGAAGAAGTTCTTATTGCAATAGATCCACAAACAGATATGAGAATGGCAAATGCTATCGCAGCGGCTGCTTTAAAATGTGGGGCTGAATACAATATATCTATGATGCCAGTTAGAGGAAAAGACAAAGCAACTATTTTCCCTAAAACTTTAGAACTAGCTATGGAAGCTTGTGATGTTTTCATTGGAATGACTACTGCTTCTGGAGCCGCTATTTACAACAACAGATTAAAAGAATTAATAAATGAAAAAAAATTAAGAGAATGTTCAATAGTTCTTAGAAATATAGATAACTTTACTCGTGGAGGAGCTCAAGCTGATTATGAAAAAGTTTATGCTGATGGAGTAAAATTACAATCTGTATGGAGAGGTAAGAAAAAAGCTCATATAACTACTCCTGCTGGAACTGACTTATATATGGAAATGAATCAAATGGAACCTATTATTGAATGTGGAATAGCTAGAAATCCTGGAGACGCAATGGCTTGGTCTGATGGTGAAGTTTCTTTAGGTCCAGTTATTGGAACTACTCATGGTAAATTAGTAATTGATGGTCCTATATGTTATTATGGATGTCCTACTACTCCTATCGAACTAAGAATAGAAGGTGGTCGTATTGTTGAGGTTGTTGGCGGAGATCCAAAAATTTGTACTGAGATCCGTAGACAAATAGCTGAAGTCAAAGATAGTGACAATATAGCTGAAATAGGAATTGGATTAAATAGAAATTGTCTATTTAACGGAGATTTTGAAGAAGAGAAAAAAGCCTATGGAACTTGTCATATAGCTATGGGTAACGGATTCTATTATGGACAACCTGCTAGATCTACTGTTCATATTGATATGGTTCAATATAATCCTACTATTACTTTTGATGATGAATTAATTGTCAAAGATGGAAAAGTTCTTTGTGTTGAAGATTAA
- a CDS encoding dicarboxylate/amino acid:cation symporter has protein sequence METKKSIPLHIKIFIALFLGIFAGYVLNFMGGVENPIINNHILPFLQFLGDFFIKAIKMVIVPLVFFSVTDAALSLGDIKKLRSIGLKTVVFFLGTSGLAATIGLVLANIIQPGKGVLLGTAGQKVAVKELPGVYKTILDLLPNNPFESLSKGDMMPIIVFSLLLGFAIIMMGEKGKPLANIINSLAEGMFNIIGLIISIIPYGVFGLMSVAMAKYGTAIFGPVLKFILTDYLASAIMIVVVYSILLVVIGKVSPVKFWKKAIQPWIIAFSTCTSSAALPVSMEVAPKLGISKNVSNFVLPLGATANMNGTCIYFGVIVLFASQLYGINLSIQQQILLVIQATFLSVGCAATPQIGLVISITLLTQMGLPLEATALVAGIYRIIDQAHTSTNSSGDLVASVCIAAMEGELDRETFNKSDEIAA, from the coding sequence ATGGAGACAAAAAAGAGTATACCATTGCATATTAAAATATTTATAGCATTATTTTTAGGAATATTTGCAGGTTATGTTTTAAACTTTATGGGTGGAGTAGAAAATCCTATTATTAATAATCATATTTTACCATTTTTACAATTTTTAGGAGATTTTTTTATAAAAGCTATTAAAATGGTAATAGTTCCATTGGTGTTTTTTTCTGTGACAGATGCAGCATTGTCATTAGGAGATATAAAAAAATTACGTAGTATAGGTTTAAAAACAGTAGTATTTTTCTTGGGAACTTCAGGATTAGCTGCAACAATAGGTTTAGTTTTAGCAAATATAATTCAACCAGGAAAAGGTGTTCTTTTAGGAACGGCTGGTCAAAAAGTAGCTGTAAAAGAGTTACCTGGAGTTTATAAAACAATTTTAGATTTATTACCTAACAATCCTTTTGAATCTCTTTCAAAAGGTGATATGATGCCAATAATTGTATTTTCATTATTATTAGGATTTGCAATTATAATGATGGGAGAGAAAGGAAAACCATTGGCTAACATAATAAATAGTTTAGCAGAAGGAATGTTTAATATTATAGGTTTAATAATATCTATTATTCCTTATGGAGTTTTTGGGCTTATGTCAGTAGCTATGGCAAAATATGGTACAGCAATCTTTGGACCTGTTTTAAAATTTATATTAACAGATTATTTAGCTTCAGCAATTATGATAGTAGTAGTTTACAGTATTTTACTAGTGGTAATAGGAAAGGTTAGTCCAGTAAAATTCTGGAAAAAAGCAATTCAACCTTGGATAATTGCTTTTAGTACTTGCACTTCTTCAGCAGCATTACCAGTTTCAATGGAGGTTGCTCCGAAGTTAGGGATTTCTAAAAATGTTTCTAACTTTGTTTTACCATTAGGGGCAACAGCTAATATGAATGGAACTTGCATATATTTTGGGGTAATAGTTTTATTTGCAAGTCAATTATATGGAATAAATTTATCAATACAACAACAAATTTTATTAGTTATACAAGCAACATTTTTAAGTGTTGGCTGTGCAGCTACTCCTCAAATAGGATTGGTAATTTCTATAACACTTTTAACTCAAATGGGTCTACCATTGGAGGCAACTGCATTAGTAGCTGGAATTTATAGAATAATAGATCAAGCTCATACATCTACAAACTCTTCTGGAGATTTAGTAGCTTCAGTTTGTATTGCTGCAATGGAAGGAGAATTAGATAGAGAGACATTTAATAAATCAGATGAAATAGCAGCCTAA
- a CDS encoding LA_2272 family surface repeat-containing protein, translating into MKLKMLLAGLTLTSTVALGAGPQLSVAPGLQFGATKYDSIDNFSFNLLGAENQSMSGFDLSLIGYRQINGNFNGGHLAVFGFEAFRVAGDMTGVSLALWNDVGGNLNGGTIGIVNTTRGNATFNLGGVNYVEGKAMVQLGFVNYSQSVGGLQFGFVNATQNLEGIQVGFVNYAANGILPVLPIINFRKSF; encoded by the coding sequence ATGAAATTAAAAATGTTATTAGCAGGACTAACTTTGACCTCAACAGTGGCATTAGGAGCTGGACCTCAATTGTCAGTGGCACCAGGTCTTCAATTTGGAGCTACAAAATATGATTCCATTGATAACTTCAGTTTTAACTTATTAGGAGCTGAAAACCAAAGTATGTCAGGATTTGATTTATCATTGATCGGTTACAGACAAATAAATGGAAACTTTAATGGGGGACATTTAGCTGTATTTGGATTTGAAGCATTTAGAGTAGCAGGAGATATGACAGGAGTATCTTTAGCTCTATGGAATGATGTAGGTGGAAATCTAAATGGAGGAACTATCGGTATAGTAAATACAACTAGAGGAAATGCTACTTTTAATCTTGGTGGAGTAAACTATGTTGAAGGAAAAGCTATGGTTCAACTTGGATTTGTAAACTATTCTCAATCAGTAGGAGGACTTCAATTTGGATTTGTAAATGCAACACAAAATTTAGAAGGAATTCAAGTTGGATTTGTAAACTATGCTGCTAATGGAATTTTACCAGTTTTACCAATTATAAATTTTAGAAAATCTTTTTAA
- the rbr gene encoding rubrerythrin, producing the protein MVKHLSTDIRVAIEKDNFSIMRDEEKCVKCGLCKEICNNYIGVNNRYSLKDTNDKAICIDCGQCSNVCPTSSITEKYDYKKLKEIIKDKDNIVIFSTSPAVRVSLGEEFNLEKGSFVEGKMVSLLRKLGGSYVLDTNFAADLTIIEEASELIDRVTKKKVLPQFTSCCPAWVKYAEIFYPEILPNISTAKSPIGMQGPTIKTYFASKMGLNPKKIVNVAVTPCTAKKSEIKRDEMNASARYHKIDDMRDMDFVITTRELALWAKEENIDFSILEESSYDNLMGKASGAGVIFANTGGVMEAALRTAYYYITKTNPPQELYNLTEIRGMKGVKEASLKIGDLELNVAVIYGTDNAGKFIENLDKLDKKYHFIEVMTCPGGCIGGGGQPKPKDGDMDKARLKRIESIYNRDSQLEVRTSHENDEIITLYKEFYKEPLSEIAEEILHTIYFDKSNQLGGKKMKKYRCTICNYIHEGDLPEDFVCPICKQPASVFEEIVEKKEEGKNKYSGTKTEKNLLEALAGESMARNKYTFFASVAKAEGYEQIHNLFIKTADNEREHSKLWFKELGMLGDTSENLLHAAEGENYEWTDMYDKFAREADEEGFHDLALKFRAVAKIEKAHEERYRKLLSNVEMKKVFEKSEETMWECINCGHLVMGKKAPESCEVCGYAQGFFEVRSENY; encoded by the coding sequence ATGGTGAAGCATTTATCTACAGATATAAGAGTAGCTATAGAAAAAGATAATTTTTCTATAATGAGAGATGAAGAAAAATGTGTAAAATGTGGTTTATGTAAAGAGATTTGTAATAATTATATAGGAGTAAATAATAGATATTCTCTAAAAGATACAAATGATAAAGCCATATGTATAGATTGTGGACAATGTTCAAATGTATGTCCAACTTCTAGTATAACAGAAAAATATGATTATAAAAAATTAAAAGAGATTATAAAAGATAAAGATAATATTGTAATCTTTTCTACTTCACCAGCTGTAAGAGTTTCTTTAGGAGAGGAATTCAATTTAGAAAAAGGAAGTTTTGTTGAGGGAAAAATGGTCTCTCTATTAAGAAAATTAGGAGGAAGTTATGTATTAGATACTAACTTTGCTGCTGATTTAACTATAATAGAGGAAGCCAGTGAATTGATTGATAGAGTAACAAAGAAAAAAGTATTACCTCAATTTACAAGTTGTTGTCCAGCCTGGGTAAAATATGCTGAAATTTTTTATCCTGAAATATTACCTAATATATCTACAGCTAAAAGTCCAATAGGAATGCAAGGTCCAACTATAAAGACATATTTTGCTAGTAAAATGGGATTAAATCCTAAAAAAATAGTAAATGTAGCAGTAACACCTTGTACAGCAAAGAAATCAGAGATAAAAAGAGATGAGATGAACGCCTCAGCAAGATATCATAAAATTGATGATATGAGAGATATGGACTTTGTTATTACAACTAGAGAGTTAGCTTTATGGGCTAAAGAAGAAAATATTGATTTTAGTATTTTAGAAGAAAGTTCATATGATAATTTAATGGGTAAAGCTTCAGGAGCCGGAGTAATATTTGCCAATACAGGTGGAGTTATGGAGGCAGCTTTGAGAACAGCTTATTATTATATAACTAAAACAAACCCTCCTCAAGAACTTTATAATTTAACAGAAATAAGGGGAATGAAAGGAGTAAAAGAAGCTTCTTTAAAAATAGGGGATTTAGAATTAAATGTAGCTGTTATTTATGGAACTGATAATGCTGGAAAATTTATTGAAAATTTAGATAAATTAGATAAAAAATATCATTTTATAGAAGTTATGACTTGTCCAGGTGGATGTATTGGTGGTGGAGGACAACCAAAACCAAAAGACGGAGATATGGATAAAGCTAGATTAAAGAGAATTGAAAGTATTTATAATAGAGATTCTCAATTAGAAGTTAGAACAAGTCATGAAAATGATGAGATAATAACTTTATATAAAGAATTTTATAAGGAACCATTAAGTGAGATAGCTGAAGAAATACTACACACTATTTATTTTGATAAAAGTAATCAATTAGGAGGAAAAAAAATGAAAAAATATCGTTGTACAATATGTAATTATATTCATGAAGGAGATTTACCAGAAGATTTTGTATGTCCAATCTGTAAACAACCAGCTTCTGTATTTGAAGAAATAGTAGAGAAAAAAGAAGAAGGAAAAAATAAATATTCAGGAACTAAAACAGAAAAAAATCTTTTAGAAGCTTTAGCAGGAGAATCAATGGCTAGAAATAAATATACTTTCTTTGCTAGTGTTGCAAAAGCTGAAGGATATGAGCAAATTCATAATTTATTTATAAAAACAGCTGATAATGAAAGAGAACATTCAAAATTATGGTTTAAAGAATTAGGAATGTTAGGAGATACTAGTGAGAATTTATTACATGCAGCTGAAGGAGAAAATTATGAATGGACAGATATGTATGATAAATTTGCTAGAGAAGCTGATGAAGAAGGATTCCATGATTTAGCATTAAAATTCAGAGCTGTGGCAAAAATAGAAAAAGCTCATGAAGAAAGATATAGAAAATTATTAAGTAATGTTGAGATGAAAAAAGTATTTGAAAAATCAGAAGAAACTATGTGGGAATGTATAAACTGTGGTCATCTAGTAATGGGTAAAAAAGCTCCTGAAAGTTGTGAAGTTTGTGGATATGCACAAGGATTCTTTGAAGTAAGAAGCGAAAACTATTAA